The following proteins come from a genomic window of Meles meles chromosome 1, mMelMel3.1 paternal haplotype, whole genome shotgun sequence:
- the ELOA gene encoding elongin-A gives MAAESALQVVEKLQARLAANPDPKKLLKYLKKLSTLPITVDILAETGVGKTVNSLRKHEHVGSFARDLVAQWKKLVPVERNTEPDEQDFEKSNSRKRPRDAVQKEEEIEGDYQENWKASSSQSYSPDHRQKKHRKLSEPERTHKVSHVPERRDERKRCHRVSPVYSSDHESSDYGHVQSPPSSASPHQMTMDHYRSLEEDHEPFVPHQKPGKGHSNAFQDRLGISQDRHVGDPQGKGAVSQNKEHRSYKEKRPVEAKGDGKLSLSREKSHKAISKEENRRPLSGDSTKEKLPSSGVKKEKEKEGSSKKKFLPPLEVASDNHLKNKPKHKDAEKTKTDKNKQSLDSLDIGKGAGDSLPKMKDRVSNNLKTSEGKIKSSHSDRKSVGSLAKVEEAEMDDEFEQPTMSFESYLSYDQPRKKKKKVVKTSATTPGEKGLKKNDSKSTNKNLDSVQKLPKVDENKSEKLQPAGANSAKLKKVPMDALPVLPDLPLPMIQANYRPLPTLELMSSFPPKRKALSSPQEEEEAGFTGRRMNSKMQVYSGSKCACLPKMMTLHQQCIRVLKNNIDSIFEVGGVPYSVLEPVLERCTPDQLYRIEEYNHVLIEETDQLWKVHCHRDFKEERPEEYESWREMYLRLQDAREQRLRVLTKNIRSAHANKPKGRQAKMAFVNSVAKPPRDVRRRQEKFGTGGAAVPEKIRIKPAPYPSGNSHAPSASGSGSSFSTSPEEPAYDGPSTSGAHLAPVLSTVSYDPRKPTVKKIAPMMAKTIKAFKNRFSRR, from the exons ATGGCGGCGGAGTCGGCGCTCCAAGTTGTGGAGAAGCTGCAGGCGCGCCTGGCCGCGAACCCGGACCCGAAGAAG CTcttgaaatatttgaagaaactcTCCACCTTGCCTATTACAGTAGACATTCTTGCG GAGACCGGAGTTGGGAAAACAGTAAATAGCTTGCGAAAACACGAGCATGTTGGAAGTTTTGCCAGGGACCTGGTGGCGCAGTGGAAGAAACTGGTTCCTGTGGAACG aaaCACTGAGCCTGATGAACAGGACTTTGAGAAGAGCAATTCCCGAAAGCGCCCCAGGGATGCGGttcagaaggaggaggagatagAGGGAGACTaccaggaaaactggaaagcctCCAGTAGCCAGTCCTATAGCCCTGATCACAGGcagaaaaaacacagaaaactctCAGAACCCGAGAGAACTCACAAAGTGTCCCATGTTCcagagaggagagatgagagAAAGAGGTGCCATAGAGTTTCACCAGTTTATTCTTCAGACCACGAATCTTCTGATTATGGCCATGTTCAGTCCCCTCCATCGTCTGCCAGTCCCCATCAGATGACCATGGACCATTACAGATCCTTGGAGGAGGACCATGAGCCCTTTGTTCCACACCAGAAACCTGGGAAAGGCCATAGTAATGCCTTTCAGGACAGACTGGGGATTAGTCAGGACCGACACGTGGGGGATCCCCAGGGGAAAGGGGCTGTGAGTCAGAACAAGGAGCACAGATCTTACAAGGAAAAACGTCCAGTGGAGGCTAAGGGAGATGGGAAGTTGTCTTtgagcagagagaaatcacacaaGGCCATCtccaaagaggaaaacagaaggccACTCTCAGGGGACAGCACAAAGGAGAAGCTGCCCTCCAGTGGTgtcaagaaagagaaggagaaagagggcaGCTCCAAGAAGAAGTTTTTACCACCCTTGGAAGTTGCTTCAGACAACCACCTTAAAAACAAGCCAAAGcacaaagatgcagagaaaaccAAAACGGACAAAAACAAGCAGAGTCTCGACAGCTTAGACATAGGAAAGGGGGCGGGAGACTCGTTGCCCAAGATGAAAGACCGGGTTTCTAACAACCTAAAGACttcagaagggaaaataaaatcttctcaTTCAGACAGAAAGTCTGTGGGCTCCCTTGCTAAGGTCGAGGAGGCAGAGATGGACGATGAATTTGAGCAGCCCACTATGTCTTTTGAGTCATACCTCAGCTATGACCAGCCccggaagaaaaagaaaaaggttgtgAAAACTTCAGCCACCACTCCTGGAGAAAAAGgactaaaaaaaaatgattcaaaaaGCACGAATAAAAACTTGGACTCAGTTCAGAAATTACCTAAAGTGGAtgaaaacaagtcagagaaactTCAGCCAGCTGGAGCCAATTCAGCCAAGCTGAAAAAG GTCCCCATGGACGCCTTGCCAGTGTTGCCAGACCTCCCATTACCCATGATACAGGCCAATTACCGGCCACTTCCTACCCTGGAATTGATGTCCTCCTTCCCACCAAAGCGAAAAG CGCTGTCTTCaccccaggaagaggaggaagctggaTTCACTGGACGAAGAATGAATTCTAAGATGCAGGTGTACTCTGGCTCCAAATGTGCCTGTCTCCCCAAAATGATGACCTTGCACCAGCAGTGCATCCGGGTACTTAAGAACAACATCGATT CAATCTTTGAAGTGGGTGGTGTCCCGTATTCTGTTCTTGAACCCGTTTTGGAGAGGTGTACGCCTGATCAGCTGTACCGCATAGAGGAGTACAACCAC GTATTAATTGAAGAAACAGATCAATTATGGAAAGTTCATTGTCACCGAGACTTTAAGGAAGAAAGGCCTGAAGAGTATGAGTCGTGGCGGGAGATGTACCTGCGGCTTCAGGATGCCCGGGAGCAGCGGCTGCGAGTGCTGACCAAGAATATCAGATCTGCACATGCCAATAAGCCCAAAG GCCGACAAGCAAAGATGGCCTTTGTCAACTCTGTGGCCAAACCGCCTCGTGATGTTCGACGGAGACAGGAGAAGTTTGGAACCGGAGGAGCAGCTGTGCCTGAGAAAATTAG GATCAAGCCGGCCCCGTACCCCTCCGGGAACAGCCACGCCCCGTCAgccagcggcagcggcagcagcttTAGcaccagcccggaggagccggcCTACGACGGCCCGAGCACCAGCGGGGCCCACTTGGCTCCCGTGCTCAGCACTGTTTCCTACGATCCTAGGAAACCGACTGTGAAGA AAATTGCCCCAATGATGGCCAAGACGATTAAAGCTTTCAAGAACAGGTTCTCCCGACGATAA